One genomic segment of Bacteroidota bacterium includes these proteins:
- the nrfD gene encoding polysulfide reductase NrfD — translation MFVSPIREPLITGHKTYAQMSDDIIGPIEAKPNKIWMLAVTAMGMLAITGFIMIGLTITYGIGLWGLNKTIGWAWDITNFVWWIGIGHAGTLISAILLIFRQKWRTGVNRSAEAMTIFAVMCAGLFPLIHMGRIWLAFFIFPYPNTRGPLWPNFNSPLLWDVFAISTYFTVSLLFWYVGLIPDLATVRDRAKTAFRKKIYNVVCFGWTGSAKHWQRFESLGLVLAGLSTPLVLSVHTIVSFDFATSVIPGWHTTIFPPYFVAGAIFSGFAMVLTLMLVVRKVFHLEDYITIGHIESMNKIIILTGSIVGVAYITELFTAWYSQNQYEQYAFINRSTGPYWWAYWAMMTCNVISPQLFWVRKLRRSPVFTFFMSIIINVGMWFERFVIIGTSLHRDYLVSSWSYYIPTYVEIFIYVGTIGFFMTLFLLFSKVAPVVALAEVKSILKSTGDQYVGENAIHGHHEEHAGGHGSDGHYETLIKPQ, via the coding sequence ATGTTTGTATCACCAATTAGGGAACCACTTATTACGGGCCATAAAACTTACGCTCAAATGTCGGATGACATTATTGGGCCGATAGAGGCCAAACCAAATAAAATTTGGATGTTGGCTGTAACCGCAATGGGTATGCTGGCAATTACAGGTTTTATAATGATCGGTCTTACCATCACTTATGGTATTGGACTGTGGGGATTAAATAAAACAATTGGCTGGGCATGGGATATCACCAATTTTGTTTGGTGGATTGGTATTGGTCACGCCGGTACTTTAATCTCGGCGATACTTCTCATCTTCCGTCAAAAATGGCGCACCGGTGTAAACCGTTCGGCAGAAGCTATGACAATTTTTGCGGTAATGTGTGCGGGTTTATTTCCACTTATTCACATGGGAAGAATTTGGCTGGCATTCTTTATTTTCCCTTATCCGAATACTCGTGGACCGCTTTGGCCAAACTTTAATTCGCCATTACTTTGGGATGTATTTGCAATCTCTACTTACTTCACCGTTTCATTGTTATTCTGGTATGTAGGTTTAATACCTGATTTAGCAACTGTAAGAGATCGTGCAAAAACTGCCTTCAGAAAAAAAATATATAATGTTGTTTGTTTTGGATGGACCGGTTCAGCAAAACACTGGCAACGTTTCGAGTCATTAGGACTTGTACTTGCGGGTTTATCAACTCCACTTGTACTTTCAGTACACACAATTGTATCTTTTGACTTTGCCACTTCAGTAATTCCCGGCTGGCACACAACAATCTTTCCGCCCTACTTTGTTGCAGGGGCAATTTTCTCTGGCTTTGCAATGGTGCTTACACTGATGTTAGTAGTTCGAAAAGTCTTTCATCTGGAGGATTACATAACGATTGGCCACATTGAATCTATGAATAAGATTATTATTCTCACAGGCTCAATAGTGGGTGTTGCTTATATCACCGAATTATTTACTGCATGGTATTCTCAGAATCAATATGAGCAATACGCATTTATTAATAGAAGTACCGGACCATACTGGTGGGCTTATTGGGCAATGATGACTTGTAATGTTATCTCTCCTCAATTATTCTGGGTAAGAAAATTAAGAAGAAGCCCTGTATTTACATTCTTCATGTCCATCATTATTAATGTAGGTATGTGGTTCGAGCGCTTTGTAATTATTGGTACTTCATTACACCGTGATTATTTAGTTTCAAGTTGGTCGTATTATATACCAACTTATGTAGAGATATTTATTTATGTGGGAACTATAGGCTTCTTTATGACGCTGTTCCTCTTGTTTTCAAAAGTGGCGCCTGTGGTGGCGTTGGCGGAAGTCAAGAGTATTTTAAAATCAACCGGGGATCAGTATGTTGGCGAAAATGCTATACATGGGCACCACGAAGAACATGCCGGAGGGCATGGCTCAGATGGACATTATGAAACATTAATTAAACCTCAATAA
- a CDS encoding DUF3341 domain-containing protein: MSDKKVLFGLFEDEQVLMKAVKNVRAEGMKITDVLTPFPVHGLDDAMGLRMTKLHSAGFIFGIAGTLTALVFITWISTMNYPINYGGKPYFSLPAWIPITFELTVLFSAVGMTLTYMYLNRLAPGMKPKILDERITSHMFAMTFELDGQTAENKKQEIRDVLIGNGAVEVYEKELDAL, encoded by the coding sequence ATGTCAGATAAAAAAGTATTATTTGGTTTGTTTGAAGACGAACAAGTGTTGATGAAAGCGGTAAAAAATGTGCGGGCAGAAGGTATGAAAATTACAGACGTGCTTACACCTTTTCCTGTTCACGGCTTAGATGATGCAATGGGTTTACGTATGACTAAATTGCACAGTGCCGGTTTCATTTTTGGTATTGCCGGAACACTCACTGCATTAGTTTTTATTACATGGATCAGCACTATGAATTATCCAATTAATTATGGCGGTAAACCTTACTTCTCTTTACCTGCATGGATACCAATAACATTTGAATTAACAGTATTATTTTCTGCCGTAGGTATGACACTTACTTATATGTATCTGAATAGACTTGCACCTGGAATGAAACCAAAAATTCTGGATGAAAGAATAACCAGCCACATGTTTGCAATGACTTTTGAATTAGATGGACAAACAGCTGAAAATAAAAAACAGGAAATTCGGGATGTATTGATTGGTAATGGTGCAGTGGAAGTTTATGAAAAAGAACTGGATGCATTATAA
- a CDS encoding cytochrome c yields the protein MKKFLIIIITGAFAILMLQSCKKASGDFPGTSYTNDMMYSRAYETYGPNHLLKDSMGAMLPVEGTVPFSGDPHTGEYDSTIAAISLPYEYSNSIEDYERSAMNPNPVAASAENIAHGKIIFDIYCAVCHGVAGNGQGNIVTSGKYKAAPPNYFDSLYMVMPDGKMYHSITYGKNAMGPYAYAVSKEDRWKVIQYINKLQNDYALANGIAIPTATAEVTNE from the coding sequence ATGAAGAAATTTTTAATAATAATAATAACCGGTGCTTTTGCAATACTAATGTTGCAATCTTGCAAGAAGGCAAGTGGTGATTTTCCAGGTACTTCTTATACTAATGATATGATGTATTCACGTGCGTATGAAACATACGGACCTAATCATTTACTTAAAGATAGTATGGGTGCAATGCTACCGGTAGAAGGTACAGTGCCATTTAGTGGTGATCCACATACTGGAGAATATGATTCGACAATTGCTGCTATCAGTCTGCCTTATGAATATTCAAATTCAATAGAAGACTACGAACGTTCCGCAATGAATCCTAATCCTGTAGCGGCTAGTGCAGAAAACATTGCCCATGGCAAAATTATCTTTGATATTTATTGTGCAGTTTGTCATGGAGTTGCCGGCAATGGTCAAGGTAATATTGTTACATCGGGAAAATATAAAGCGGCACCACCAAATTATTTTGATTCATTGTATATGGTTATGCCTGATGGTAAAATGTATCATTCAATTACATATGGAAAAAATGCTATGGGTCCTTATGCATATGCAGTTTCAAAAGAAGATCGGTGGAAGGTAATTCAATACATTAATAAATTGCAGAATGATTATGCGTTGGCAAATGGCATTGCTATTCCAACAGCTACCGCAGAAGTAACAAATGAATAA
- a CDS encoding quinol:cytochrome C oxidoreductase: MSSSNSFEYTKKHKQTFLLMIVIGLVAVLAGLITGQINMERFWANLLLNSVYFLGIAVLATFFITVHQIAMAGWHINVLRVAEAMSQFTKYGAIFILVIVLGTAFDYHHLYHWSDDFIKQEYVTPTELKAYEIEHTHNEMKEHTEEHSLHLQNAEVVLASTASGEQEEVVNADGKILNPFYDKIIAGKKAYLNDGFFILRTVIYLVLWSFIGFNLRKFSKAQDKDGDIKWYNKTRSWSAVFLVIWAVSSSMMAWDWVMSLDPHWFSTLFGWYLFISMFVASLCVMTLILVYLKNKGYMVQLNENHLHDLGKYIFGFSIFWTYLWFSQFMLIWYSNIPEETAWFLEMKREYGLLFLPNMFVNFLVPLLVLMRRDSKRNLAVLVVVSSILVIFHWIDFYLMIMPFTVGADWGIGYFEIGMVLVFTGMFLYVTFSELAKVSLMPTKHPMFRESVDHHQ, encoded by the coding sequence ATGAGCAGTTCAAATTCTTTTGAGTACACAAAAAAACACAAACAAACCTTCCTGTTAATGATTGTGATTGGTTTGGTTGCCGTGCTTGCCGGGTTAATTACCGGGCAGATTAATATGGAGCGTTTTTGGGCAAACTTGCTTTTGAACTCAGTATATTTTTTAGGCATTGCAGTGCTCGCCACTTTTTTTATAACAGTGCATCAAATCGCAATGGCCGGATGGCATATTAATGTGCTGCGTGTTGCTGAAGCAATGAGTCAGTTTACAAAGTATGGTGCTATATTTATTTTGGTAATTGTATTAGGAACTGCCTTTGATTATCACCATCTCTATCATTGGAGTGATGATTTTATAAAACAAGAGTATGTTACACCTACTGAATTAAAAGCCTATGAGATAGAACATACCCATAATGAGATGAAGGAGCATACCGAAGAACACAGTTTGCATTTGCAAAATGCAGAAGTTGTGCTTGCATCCACTGCAAGCGGTGAACAGGAAGAAGTTGTAAATGCGGATGGTAAAATTTTAAATCCATTTTACGATAAAATAATAGCAGGTAAAAAAGCATATCTTAATGATGGTTTCTTTATTCTGCGCACAGTTATCTATTTAGTTCTTTGGTCATTCATTGGTTTCAATCTGCGAAAATTTTCAAAAGCCCAGGATAAGGATGGTGATATAAAATGGTATAATAAAACAAGAAGTTGGTCTGCAGTATTCCTGGTTATTTGGGCGGTGTCCAGTTCTATGATGGCTTGGGATTGGGTTATGTCACTTGACCCGCATTGGTTTAGTACATTGTTTGGATGGTATCTCTTTATATCTATGTTTGTGGCAAGTCTTTGTGTTATGACTTTAATACTTGTGTATTTAAAAAACAAAGGATACATGGTTCAACTAAATGAAAATCATTTACACGATCTTGGAAAATATATTTTTGGCTTTAGTATATTCTGGACTTACTTATGGTTCTCGCAATTTATGTTGATTTGGTATAGCAATATTCCCGAAGAAACTGCATGGTTTCTTGAAATGAAACGTGAATATGGATTATTGTTTCTTCCAAATATGTTTGTCAATTTCCTTGTGCCTTTATTAGTATTAATGCGCAGGGATTCAAAAAGAAATTTAGCTGTTCTTGTAGTGGTTTCATCTATACTAGTAATTTTCCATTGGATAGATTTCTATCTGATGATTATGCCATTTACAGTAGGAGCAGATTGGGGAATAGGTTATTTTGAAATAGGAATGGTATTGGTTTTTACAGGCATGTTCTTATATGTTACTTTCAGCGAATTGGCGAAGGTTTCATTAATGCCTACCAAGCATCCGATGTTTAGAGAAAGTGTTGATCATCATCAATAA
- a CDS encoding cbb3-type cytochrome c oxidase subunit I, whose product MSVETSIQEQQHTDVHAHDHDHAHHEHHQSFITKYIFSTDHKVIAKQFLITGIIWAIVGGGLSVLFRIQLGYPDADLTWIKPFLGKWITEDGHIAPEFYNALITMHGTILIFFVLTAGLSGTFSNYLIPLMIGARDMASGFINMLSYWFFFISGLVMALSFFLATGPASGGWTAYPPLNALPQATSGSIAGVDYWLISIALFIISVLLGGLNYITTIINLRTRGMKMFRLPLPIWAFLLTAVIGVLSFPVLLSASVLMLFDRNMGTSFYLDQIYISGEALANSGGSPILYQHLFWFLGHPEVYIIILPAMGIVSEVLSVHSRKPIFGYTAMVYSLFAITVLSFIVWAHHMFVTGMNPFVGSIFVIFTLIIAVPSAVKVFNWLTTLWHGNIKLNPQMLFAIGFVSVFISGGVTGIFLGNSSLDIELHDTYFVVAHFHLVMGVAAFLECLQVFIIGFQKCLDDMNQTLGYVHFWGTLICAYLIFYPMHFEYMLPRRYPTHVGFDTFGMFAQLNQFISIAAFFSFAFQLLFVFNFFYSIWYGRRMKELNPYHANTLEWTTPLRPGHGNWPGEIQTCIVGLMITANEEENLFHKLSHYHNKKLSWASMGMNLILIRLKKKKHIVNNFATQYFHII is encoded by the coding sequence ATGTCAGTTGAAACATCAATTCAAGAACAGCAACATACGGATGTACACGCACATGATCACGATCATGCGCACCATGAACATCACCAAAGTTTTATAACTAAGTACATTTTTTCTACCGATCACAAGGTGATTGCAAAGCAATTTCTAATCACCGGAATTATATGGGCAATAGTTGGTGGTGGCTTATCTGTTTTATTCCGTATTCAACTCGGTTATCCGGATGCAGATCTTACTTGGATTAAGCCCTTCTTAGGAAAATGGATTACAGAGGATGGACATATTGCACCTGAATTCTATAATGCATTAATTACTATGCATGGTACCATTCTTATATTCTTTGTATTAACAGCAGGATTAAGTGGTACGTTTTCAAATTATTTAATTCCATTAATGATTGGTGCCCGAGATATGGCCTCCGGATTTATAAATATGTTATCCTATTGGTTCTTCTTTATTTCCGGTCTTGTAATGGCATTATCTTTTTTCTTAGCTACTGGTCCTGCATCAGGTGGTTGGACAGCATATCCTCCCTTAAATGCCTTGCCGCAAGCAACAAGTGGAAGTATTGCAGGAGTAGATTATTGGCTTATCAGTATTGCATTGTTTATTATATCAGTTCTTCTTGGAGGCTTAAATTATATCACCACAATAATTAATTTGAGAACTAGAGGCATGAAGATGTTTCGTTTGCCACTTCCTATTTGGGCATTTTTACTAACAGCAGTCATCGGTGTTTTATCTTTCCCGGTGTTATTATCTGCTTCTGTTTTAATGTTGTTTGACAGAAATATGGGAACAAGTTTTTACCTCGATCAGATTTATATCAGCGGTGAAGCTTTAGCAAATTCCGGAGGTAGCCCTATTTTATACCAGCACTTATTCTGGTTTCTTGGTCACCCGGAAGTATATATTATTATTTTGCCGGCAATGGGTATTGTTTCCGAAGTGCTATCAGTCCATTCCCGAAAACCGATTTTTGGATATACTGCGATGGTGTATTCCTTATTTGCCATTACGGTCTTATCCTTTATTGTGTGGGCGCATCACATGTTTGTTACCGGTATGAATCCTTTTGTCGGGTCCATCTTCGTAATTTTTACTTTAATTATTGCCGTCCCCTCGGCGGTAAAAGTCTTTAACTGGCTCACCACCTTATGGCATGGGAATATCAAACTGAATCCGCAAATGTTATTTGCAATCGGATTTGTTTCGGTGTTTATCTCCGGAGGTGTTACCGGAATTTTCCTCGGAAACTCTTCTCTTGATATTGAATTACACGATACTTATTTTGTGGTTGCACACTTCCATCTTGTTATGGGTGTTGCTGCATTTTTGGAATGTTTGCAGGTATTTATCATTGGTTTCCAAAAATGTTTGGACGACATGAATCAAACACTTGGTTATGTTCATTTCTGGGGAACACTGATTTGCGCATACCTCATTTTTTATCCAATGCACTTTGAATATATGTTGCCACGTCGTTATCCTACACATGTTGGGTTCGACACCTTCGGAATGTTTGCTCAATTAAATCAATTTATTTCCATCGCTGCATTCTTTTCTTTTGCATTCCAATTGCTGTTTGTATTTAACTTTTTCTATAGCATTTGGTACGGAAGAAGAATGAAAGAATTAAATCCTTATCATGCAAATACATTAGAATGGACTACACCTTTGCGTCCGGGACATGGTAACTGGCCGGGTGAAATTCAGACGTGCATCGTTGGGCTTATGATTACAGCAAACGAGGAAGAGAATTTATTCCACAAACTGAGCCATTATCACAACAAGAAATTGAGTTGGGCGAGCATGGGGATGAATCTGATACTGATAAGATTAAAGAAGAAGAAACATATCGTAAATAATTTTGCCACGCAGTATTTCCATATTATCTGA
- a CDS encoding cytochrome c oxidase subunit 3, which yields MQRTITHSRYIIHPFRFNLWIAIVTMIMMFAAFTSAYIVKKGNVNWAVTSLPQLFTYSTIVIVASSVMMHMAYISFRKNNVYRYRVFIVITTLLGATFLTMQILAWMQWVDSGITLTSSIPGAFIYIITGAHFVHVAGGVIALIIFSVKAFTSIKTPVDSVMQNLDPDKKVSVELMATYWHFVDFLWLYLFFFFQYA from the coding sequence ATGCAAAGAACAATAACACATAGCAGATATATTATTCATCCATTCAGATTTAATCTGTGGATTGCAATAGTTACAATGATCATGATGTTTGCTGCTTTCACCAGTGCCTATATCGTGAAGAAAGGAAACGTAAACTGGGCAGTTACTTCGCTTCCACAATTATTTACCTATAGTACTATAGTGATAGTTGCCAGTAGCGTGATGATGCACATGGCTTATATCAGTTTCCGAAAAAATAATGTATATCGCTATCGGGTTTTTATTGTAATTACTACTTTGCTGGGAGCTACATTTTTGACAATGCAAATTTTAGCATGGATGCAATGGGTGGATAGTGGAATAACACTTACTTCCAGTATTCCAGGTGCTTTTATTTATATCATTACGGGAGCCCATTTTGTGCATGTGGCCGGAGGAGTAATTGCATTGATTATTTTTAGTGTGAAAGCATTTACAAGTATAAAAACTCCCGTGGATTCTGTAATGCAAAATTTAGATCCTGATAAAAAAGTAAGTGTTGAATTAATGGCTACCTATTGGCATTTTGTAGATTTTTTATGGCTCTATTTATTTTTCTTTTTTCAATACGCATAA